A single window of Methylomarinum sp. Ch1-1 DNA harbors:
- the fliJ gene encoding flagellar export protein FliJ gives MKKSQRLNIIIDLQSQQESQALQMLGACQRQRQEMEAQLQNLKNYRQEYREKYDALKNRGLSISQLLEFRAFIDKLDKAIEAQGQTVEAKGRELVQFRKNWEQKHQKTKSMQKMSAQAASDEAKLVNKREQAEQDERASRFPRKNGMRSA, from the coding sequence ATGAAGAAATCACAGCGGCTAAACATTATCATTGATCTCCAATCTCAACAGGAAAGTCAGGCTTTGCAGATGCTGGGCGCCTGTCAGCGGCAGCGCCAAGAAATGGAAGCTCAGTTACAGAATCTTAAGAATTATCGACAAGAGTACAGGGAAAAATACGACGCCTTAAAGAACCGAGGCCTTTCCATCTCTCAATTGCTGGAATTTCGTGCGTTTATCGATAAGCTCGATAAGGCGATTGAAGCGCAAGGGCAGACGGTCGAGGCAAAAGGCAGAGAGCTCGTTCAGTTCCGTAAAAATTGGGAACAGAAGCACCAAAAAACCAAGAGCATGCAGAAAATGAGTGCACAGGCTGCTAGCGATGAAGCGAAACTGGTCAATAAGCGCGAGCAGGCGGAGCAGGATGAAAGAGCCAGCCGGTTTCCTAGAAAAAATGGCATGAGATCTGCTTGA
- a CDS encoding flagellar hook-length control protein FliK — translation MSIEASGLLQLFSGLQGLEYLQRTGLQDGVSPEQFSAALAEQIELLRQAQDRPAPAEQASQVAVLQGLAAFDGKQLPPAIKKEVDIDLDATLQALAEVLKNLEDVQSIAEPLANSELTADAQSEAAVTTDFLVSTLAQGGESLPISPALSAAAEVAQQQSSDRRVPEWLNEKTTNLSVSLLHKTQPMPDETVASGVLASPKDGVDETVTASRAEKNDILSMPKNEAFETERQDFGDGAEKRSAREPIETEAIDDGQEKNLPKMSAELAMLNRGLGREIATEVAPMNRHFAHPQWGQELSEKLVWMHKQAVPAAELNLNPRHLGPISIRVDVNQDQTSIVFTTQHAVVKDAIEAAIPKLREMLGAQQLNLVNVDVSQQQSEQKQSNGFWQTSADQRGGDGHERGQESEASPEPVSAVADEIEAGRAVASKGILSIFA, via the coding sequence ATGAGTATCGAGGCTTCTGGTTTATTACAATTATTTTCCGGTCTGCAGGGGCTGGAATATCTGCAGCGAACAGGGCTGCAGGACGGCGTCTCGCCGGAACAGTTTTCGGCGGCGCTGGCCGAGCAGATCGAATTACTGAGGCAGGCTCAGGACCGGCCGGCGCCGGCCGAACAAGCGAGCCAGGTCGCTGTGTTGCAAGGGCTTGCCGCATTCGACGGCAAACAATTGCCGCCCGCGATCAAGAAGGAGGTCGATATTGATCTGGATGCGACGTTGCAGGCGCTGGCTGAGGTGCTGAAAAACCTCGAGGATGTACAGTCGATCGCCGAGCCGTTAGCGAACTCAGAATTGACCGCCGATGCGCAGAGTGAAGCGGCTGTGACTACGGATTTCTTGGTGTCGACGCTCGCTCAGGGTGGGGAGAGCCTTCCAATCAGTCCGGCGCTTTCCGCCGCAGCGGAAGTGGCGCAACAACAGTCATCCGATCGACGGGTTCCTGAATGGCTCAATGAGAAGACGACGAATTTATCGGTATCGTTGCTACATAAAACTCAGCCGATGCCCGATGAGACGGTGGCTAGCGGGGTGCTGGCGTCGCCTAAAGACGGCGTCGATGAGACCGTTACGGCGAGCCGTGCGGAAAAAAACGATATTTTATCGATGCCGAAAAACGAGGCCTTCGAGACCGAACGACAGGATTTCGGTGACGGCGCGGAAAAGCGTTCGGCACGAGAGCCGATTGAGACTGAAGCGATCGATGACGGACAAGAAAAAAACTTGCCGAAGATGAGCGCTGAACTGGCGATGCTCAATCGTGGTCTCGGCAGGGAAATCGCGACCGAGGTCGCGCCGATGAACCGTCATTTCGCGCATCCGCAATGGGGGCAGGAGTTATCCGAAAAGCTGGTTTGGATGCATAAACAGGCGGTGCCGGCAGCCGAGTTGAATTTGAATCCCAGGCATCTAGGACCGATATCGATTCGGGTCGATGTTAATCAAGATCAAACTTCCATCGTCTTCACCACTCAACATGCGGTCGTTAAGGATGCGATAGAGGCGGCGATTCCCAAATTAAGGGAGATGTTAGGAGCCCAGCAATTGAACTTGGTCAATGTCGACGTTTCCCAGCAACAGTCGGAACAAAAGCAGTCGAACGGTTTTTGGCAAACGTCCGCCGACCAACGCGGCGGGGATGGTCATGAGCGCGGTCAGGAGTCGGAAGCAAGTCCGGAGCCGGTCTCGGCGGTTGCCGACGAGATAGAGGCGGGTCGCGCTGTCGCCAGCAAGGGTATACTCAGCATCTTTGCCTGA
- the rfaD gene encoding ADP-glyceromanno-heptose 6-epimerase produces MIIVTGGAGFIGSNLVLGLNQRGYDDILVVDHLANGVKYKNLVDCRIADYLDRDTFLQKLQQGFFQPETIEAIFHQGACSTTTEWDGRYMMENNYEYSKVLFHYCQQHKIPFIYASSAAVYGDDNHFKEELAYEGPLNVYGYSKFQFDQYVRRFESKLTAQVVGLRYFNVYGPREEHKGSMASVAFHLNNQIKESDYIRLFEGCDGYADGEQRRDFIYVGDVVDINLWFLDNPQVSGVFNTGTGRSQTFNDVANAVIAYHQRGSIEYIPFPEHLKGCYQSFTEANLDKLRAAGCHHQFKTVEQGVRLYMEWLNR; encoded by the coding sequence ATGATCATCGTAACCGGCGGAGCGGGCTTCATAGGTAGTAACCTGGTGTTGGGCCTGAATCAGCGCGGTTACGATGATATTTTAGTCGTCGATCACCTGGCTAACGGTGTCAAGTATAAAAACTTGGTGGATTGCCGGATCGCCGATTACTTGGATCGCGACACGTTTTTACAGAAACTGCAACAAGGTTTTTTTCAACCAGAAACGATAGAGGCCATTTTTCATCAAGGCGCCTGTTCGACGACCACCGAGTGGGATGGTCGTTATATGATGGAAAATAATTATGAATACAGCAAGGTGCTGTTTCATTATTGTCAGCAGCATAAGATTCCCTTCATCTACGCCTCCAGCGCCGCCGTCTATGGTGACGACAATCATTTCAAGGAAGAATTGGCCTATGAAGGGCCGTTGAATGTCTACGGTTATTCAAAATTTCAGTTTGATCAATATGTGCGTCGGTTCGAAAGCAAGCTGACGGCGCAGGTGGTCGGTTTGAGATATTTCAATGTTTACGGACCTCGTGAAGAGCACAAAGGCAGCATGGCCAGCGTCGCTTTTCATTTGAACAATCAGATCAAGGAATCCGATTACATACGCTTGTTTGAAGGCTGTGACGGTTATGCCGACGGCGAACAACGTCGGGATTTTATCTATGTCGGCGATGTCGTCGATATCAACTTATGGTTTCTGGACAACCCGCAGGTTTCCGGCGTCTTTAATACCGGCACGGGACGCAGTCAGACCTTCAATGACGTCGCCAATGCGGTGATCGCTTATCACCAGCGCGGCAGTATCGAATACATTCCCTTCCCGGAGCACCTGAAGGGCTGTTATCAGAGTTTCACCGAGGCCAATCTGGATAAGTTACGCGCCGCCGGTTGTCATCATCAGTTCAAAACGGTCGAGCAGGGCGTCCGTTTATATATGGAGTGGTTAAATCGGTAA
- the rpsR gene encoding 30S ribosomal protein S18 gives MARNMRRKKFCRFSGEEAVAIDYKDLDLLSEYVTETGKIVPSRITGTSAKYQRQLAKAIKQARYIALLPYCDAHK, from the coding sequence ATGGCACGTAACATGAGACGCAAAAAATTCTGTCGCTTCAGTGGTGAAGAGGCAGTGGCGATTGATTACAAAGACTTGGATCTGTTGAGTGAATATGTCACCGAAACAGGTAAAATTGTTCCAAGTCGTATTACCGGAACCAGTGCGAAGTATCAAAGGCAATTAGCTAAGGCAATCAAGCAGGCTCGCTATATCGCCTTACTGCCTTATTGCGACGCACATAAATAA
- the rpsF gene encoding 30S ribosomal protein S6, producing the protein MRHYEIVFLVHPDQSSQVPAMVDRYKATIEEASGTIHRLEDWGRRQLAYPIKKIHKAHYVLMNIECDQPTLDELESGFRFNDAILRSMTLVKNEAVTEPSAIVSAESGATEVKSKEADSANEPKPDSNQEKAAEKSADAE; encoded by the coding sequence ATGCGACATTATGAAATTGTCTTTTTAGTACACCCTGATCAAAGTTCTCAGGTCCCAGCGATGGTAGATCGTTATAAGGCGACCATCGAGGAGGCTTCCGGCACTATCCACCGTCTGGAAGATTGGGGGCGTAGACAGCTGGCGTATCCAATTAAAAAAATTCATAAGGCCCATTATGTGCTGATGAATATTGAATGTGATCAACCCACCCTGGATGAATTGGAAAGCGGTTTTCGCTTCAACGATGCTATTTTGCGTAGCATGACCTTGGTGAAAAATGAAGCCGTCACAGAACCTTCAGCGATCGTTTCTGCAGAAAGTGGGGCTACTGAGGTCAAATCTAAGGAAGCGGATTCAGCTAATGAACCTAAACCAGATTCGAATCAGGAAAAAGCAGCGGAAAAATCTGCGGACGCTGAATAA
- the rplI gene encoding 50S ribosomal protein L9, with product MEVILLEKIANLGGLGDKVTIKPGYGRNYLVPQGKAVAATPEKIKEFEARRAELEKIAAEKLASAQARAEAIGQLKVVITHKAGDEGKLFGSVGTQTIAEAITAAGAKVEKQEVRLPEGVIRQIGDYDIDINLHSDVVVTVPVTVAAE from the coding sequence ATGGAAGTCATTCTTCTGGAAAAGATAGCAAACCTGGGTGGTCTGGGTGATAAAGTAACGATTAAGCCGGGGTATGGTCGAAATTACCTGGTTCCGCAAGGTAAAGCGGTAGCCGCGACGCCGGAAAAAATCAAGGAATTTGAGGCGCGTCGCGCGGAATTGGAGAAAATCGCCGCCGAAAAACTAGCCTCCGCTCAGGCGCGCGCCGAGGCGATCGGCCAATTGAAGGTGGTCATTACCCATAAAGCCGGCGATGAAGGCAAACTGTTCGGTTCTGTCGGTACGCAAACGATCGCCGAGGCCATTACCGCGGCCGGCGCTAAGGTTGAAAAACAAGAAGTTCGTCTGCCTGAAGGCGTGATTCGTCAAATCGGCGATTATGATATCGATATCAACCTGCATAGCGATGTCGTCGTGACGGTTCCTGTCACGGTCGCAGCCGAGTAA